The following proteins are co-located in the Castanea sativa cultivar Marrone di Chiusa Pesio chromosome 8, ASM4071231v1 genome:
- the LOC142605812 gene encoding uncharacterized protein LOC142605812 yields MKGRAIADHLAHCSPKEVKEIQGDFLDEDIMGIEVESWKMYFDRATNQNGSGIGVLLISPKRTHIPFSSRLDFPATNNAIEYEACIMGLRVALALIVKELEKWASKFSKIQYQYVSRMQTQIADALATMASMMDGPKEDEARPIMLEQKEKPPYCMTIEEDEEKNGEGEWYLDILQYLKDGTYLKSVNKNDQLTIRRLSTNYIICGEKLYRRSYDGIHLLYVTAKEAQQIIEEVHESSYGPHMNGETEKLLLQFNIQHHKSSLYHPQTNGAFEADNKYIGKILKKSTKNYKHWHLELPYALWWYKTSIRSFTRAIPYTLVYGMESVIPIEMGVRSLRTILESEIPEVDWLQSRYDQLCMLDEKRLMALF; encoded by the exons ATGAAGGGGAGAGCAATTGCTGACCACTTAGCCCATTGTTCACCAAAAGAAGTTAAAGAGATCCAAGGAGACTTTCTGGATGAAGACATCATGGGGATTGAGGTagaatcatggaagatgtaCTTTGACAGAGCAACAAATCAAAAtggaagtggaattggagttctcttaatttctccaaaaagGACACACATTCCATTTTCTAGCAGACTCGACTTTCCTGCCACCAACAATGCCATTGAATATGAAGCTTGCATTATGGGCCTACGAGTAGCCCTGGCCCTTATAGTGAAGGAGTTGGAG AAGTGGGCATCAAAATTCAGCAAGATTCAATATCAATATGTGTCAAGGATGCAGACTCAGATTGCCGATGCTTTAGCAACCATGGCATCCATGATGGATGGaccaaaagaagatgaagctaGACCGATAATGttggaacaaaaagaaaaaccaccCTATTGCATGACAATAGAAGAGGATGAGGAAAAGAATGGAGAAGGTGAATGGTATTTAGACATCCTACAATATCTAAAGGATGGGACATACTTGAAGTCTGTAAACAAGAACGACCAATTAACCATCCGGAGGTTGTCTACTAATTACATCATTTGTGGTGAAAAGCTTTACAgaagatcatatgatggaaTTCATCTCCTTTATGTAACCGCCAAGGAAGCACAACAAATAATTGAAGAGGTTCATGAATCAAGTTATGGGCCACATATGAAT GGAGAAACAGAGAAGCTGCTACTACAGTTCAACATTCAGCACCACAAGTCTTCACTTTACCATCCTCAAACCAATGGAGCATTTGAGGCTGATAATAAATATATAGGGAAAATCTTGAAGAAGAGCACAAAGAACTACAAGCACTGGCACCTAGAATTGCCCTATGCACTCTGGTGGTACAAAACATCAATTCGATCTTTCACAAGAGCCATTCCTTATACATTGGTGTATGGGATGGAATCAGTTATTCCCATTGAAATGGGTGTCCGTTCACTAAGGACAATATTGGAAAGTGAAATCCCTGAAGTAGATTGGTTGCAAAGCAGATATGATCAGTTATGCATGCTGGATGAAAAGAGACTCATGGCCTTGTTTTAA